A genomic region of Pirellulales bacterium contains the following coding sequences:
- a CDS encoding TetR/AcrR family transcriptional regulator, whose translation MPAVATKVKWAHPRAQARSEETHARILDATEGLLAKRRFEDISIHDIVRASKSSVGAFYARFPDKDALLGCLYERFRQEQAELTDTMFDPGRWQNESLAAVLDAALPFLVDLHRQRQGLLRAFAAKACSDERFRKVWRQARDHAARRLKELVATRRDEVSHPDPDLAVESGLSMVMCTVELKLQLDEIDAPEMDVLAQELVKALVAYVGIRRV comes from the coding sequence ATGCCGGCCGTTGCCACCAAGGTGAAGTGGGCTCATCCCCGGGCGCAGGCGCGCAGTGAGGAGACCCACGCGCGAATCCTGGACGCCACCGAGGGGCTGCTGGCCAAGCGGCGTTTCGAAGATATCTCGATCCACGACATCGTCCGCGCTAGCAAGTCGAGCGTGGGAGCGTTTTACGCGCGCTTTCCCGATAAAGACGCACTGTTGGGCTGCCTGTACGAACGATTTCGGCAGGAGCAGGCCGAGTTGACCGACACGATGTTCGATCCGGGCCGGTGGCAGAACGAATCCTTGGCGGCCGTGCTCGATGCGGCGCTTCCGTTTCTTGTAGATCTGCATCGCCAGCGGCAGGGATTGCTGCGGGCGTTTGCGGCCAAGGCGTGCTCGGACGAGCGCTTTCGCAAGGTGTGGCGGCAAGCACGCGATCACGCGGCGCGGCGGCTGAAAGAATTGGTCGCAACACGGCGCGATGAAGTTAGCCATCCCGACCCGGATCTGGCCGTGGAATCGGGCTTGTCGATGGTGATGTGTACCGTGGAACTGAAATTGCAGTTGGACGAGATCGATGCGCCAGAGATGGACGTGCTGGCACAGGAGTTGGTGAAAGCACTCGTGGCGTACGTGGGAATTCGCCGCGTGTAA
- a CDS encoding glutamine synthetase III yields MGTHVLSGGVSTNGKSLSTAAAVPRHSASGSARTAAISAVTNWRPIGPPLNFNETPASELFSANVFSRKVMKERLPKPIYKALIKTIETGSKLDPSVADVVAAAMKDWAIAKGATHYAHVFYPLTGLTAEKHDSFLSPDGDGGAVAEFSGKALIQGEPDGSSFPSGGIRATFEARGYTIWDVTSPAYILENPNGTTLCIPTAFVSWTGEALDKKTPVLRSMQALNKQAHRILKLFGHDDGAFVASTAGPEQEYFLVDRHFYFARPDLFTAGRTLFGAKPPKGQEFEDHYFGAIPERVLAFMIDAERELYKLGVPVKTRHNEVAPGQYEIAPIFESANIATDHQQLVMITLKRVAEKYGMACLTHEKPFAGVNGSGKHVNWSLGSASQGNLLDPGDTPHTNAQFLVFCGAVIRAVHKYQGLLRAVVASAGNDHRLGANEAPPAIISIFLGDQLTDIFQQIKAGGANSSLSKGNLTVGVDVLPPLPMDAGDRNRTSPFAFTGNRFEFRAVGANQSIAGPLVAMNTIICESIDWCATKLEQLTAGKPEALHGAVQKLLTEIINEAESIIFNGDGYSAAWHQEAAKRGLLNLKSSIDALPMLADPAIKALFSKYGVLSERELQSRLDIYLEQYCKTVKVEAALTLEMARTLIFPAVIRYQNELASTCANLKQLGYQFDTDTLDKITDLVKSLQDSLVVLEKALDHHGADSLESEATHFCEEVLPAMLEVRKYADEMEGWVADDLWPLPTYQEMLFIK; encoded by the coding sequence GTGGGTACACACGTCCTTAGTGGTGGCGTCTCGACGAATGGAAAAAGTTTATCAACCGCGGCCGCGGTTCCCCGCCATTCGGCGAGCGGCTCGGCCCGCACTGCCGCGATCTCGGCGGTGACGAACTGGCGTCCCATTGGGCCGCCGTTGAATTTCAACGAAACTCCCGCCTCGGAGCTTTTCTCGGCGAACGTCTTCAGTCGCAAGGTAATGAAGGAACGCCTGCCGAAGCCGATTTACAAAGCGTTAATCAAGACGATCGAGACCGGCTCGAAGCTTGATCCCTCGGTGGCCGACGTCGTGGCTGCGGCCATGAAAGATTGGGCCATCGCCAAGGGGGCGACGCATTACGCTCACGTCTTCTATCCGCTCACCGGTCTTACGGCCGAAAAGCACGACAGCTTCCTGTCGCCGGACGGCGATGGCGGGGCCGTGGCTGAGTTTAGCGGCAAGGCCTTGATTCAGGGCGAGCCGGACGGTTCCAGCTTCCCCAGCGGTGGCATCCGCGCCACGTTCGAAGCCCGTGGTTACACGATCTGGGACGTTACCAGCCCGGCCTACATTCTGGAGAATCCCAACGGCACGACGCTGTGCATTCCCACGGCGTTCGTCTCTTGGACCGGCGAAGCCCTGGACAAGAAGACCCCGGTGCTACGTTCGATGCAGGCGCTGAATAAACAGGCGCACCGCATCCTGAAGCTGTTTGGCCACGACGATGGTGCCTTTGTCGCCTCGACCGCTGGCCCCGAACAAGAATACTTCCTGGTCGATCGCCACTTCTATTTCGCGCGGCCCGACCTGTTCACGGCCGGACGCACTTTGTTCGGCGCCAAGCCGCCGAAGGGTCAGGAGTTCGAAGATCATTACTTTGGTGCGATCCCCGAACGCGTCCTGGCCTTCATGATCGACGCCGAGCGCGAGTTGTACAAACTCGGCGTGCCGGTCAAGACGCGGCATAACGAAGTCGCCCCTGGCCAGTACGAGATTGCCCCGATTTTCGAATCGGCCAACATCGCCACTGACCATCAGCAGTTGGTCATGATCACGCTCAAGCGGGTCGCCGAGAAATACGGCATGGCTTGTTTGACGCATGAAAAGCCCTTCGCCGGCGTCAACGGCTCGGGCAAGCACGTCAACTGGTCGCTCGGCAGCGCGTCGCAGGGCAACCTGCTCGACCCGGGCGATACTCCCCATACGAACGCACAATTCCTGGTCTTCTGCGGCGCAGTCATTCGTGCCGTCCACAAGTATCAGGGCTTGTTGCGTGCCGTAGTGGCCTCGGCCGGAAACGATCATCGCCTGGGTGCCAACGAGGCTCCGCCGGCGATCATCTCGATCTTCCTCGGCGATCAATTGACCGACATCTTCCAGCAGATCAAGGCGGGCGGCGCCAATTCGTCGCTCTCGAAGGGCAACCTGACCGTCGGTGTCGACGTTCTACCCCCCTTGCCCATGGACGCTGGCGATCGCAATCGTACCAGCCCGTTTGCCTTCACGGGCAACCGCTTCGAGTTCCGAGCGGTGGGTGCGAACCAGTCGATCGCTGGTCCGCTGGTAGCGATGAATACCATCATTTGCGAGTCGATCGATTGGTGCGCGACGAAGCTCGAGCAGTTGACTGCTGGCAAGCCCGAGGCGTTGCACGGTGCCGTGCAAAAGCTGCTGACCGAGATCATCAACGAAGCCGAATCGATCATCTTCAACGGCGACGGTTACTCGGCCGCCTGGCATCAAGAAGCCGCCAAGCGTGGCTTGTTGAACCTGAAGAGCTCGATCGATGCTTTGCCGATGCTCGCCGATCCGGCGATTAAGGCCCTGTTTTCCAAGTACGGCGTCCTTTCCGAGCGTGAATTGCAAAGCCGGCTCGACATCTACCTCGAGCAATACTGCAAGACCGTCAAGGTCGAAGCGGCTTTGACGCTGGAGATGGCCCGCACGTTGATCTTCCCGGCTGTGATTCGCTATCAGAACGAGTTGGCCTCGACCTGTGCGAACTTGAAGCAACTCGGTTACCAGTTCGATACCGACACGCTCGACAAGATCACCGACCTGGTGAAGAGCTTGCAGGACAGCCTGGTTGTGCTGGAAAAAGCACTCGACCATCATGGTGCGGATAGCCTCGAAAGTGAAGCCACGCACTTCTGCGAAGAAGTGTTGCCCGCCATGCTCGAGGTGCGTAAGTACGCCGACGAGATGGAAGGCTGGGTGGCCGACGACCTGTGGCCGCTGCCGACCTACCAGGAGATGTTGTTCATCAAGTAA